The DNA region GAGATTTTCTTCCAGTGGACAAACATTTACGAGCTGCAGCAACGAAGAGCTCCAGAGTGTGCATAGCTTGGCAAATCACACAATTTAAATTATGTTAAGCTACCGTTTCTGCACAATGGAAGAACTTTACCATCGAAGCAACAAGAGCATACTTTATGTTCTCAAGTCTGTCTGTcgagcaaaaataaaaagtaattactGCTATTATTATTGAAGAGAGGACACGTTTCAAACGaagattcacaaaaaaaaaaataaaattcttcaCATCCTTTGATTCTTCTTTTATAGTCCCAAGACcactacaaaacaacaaacacaataaaacaatattaatataGCGTCAGTTAGCAAATTTCAAATTGAGTACAAATTCAATCTCACTATCGTCCAGGATGTGACAGAGTTACGTGACAGGCTGAGGGGCCATCAAGTCAAAATCGGAGAGATTTCTTGCAATCCAAACACCGGCTGCAAACAACCCCAGGTTGACCAGAAGAttcctgaaaaacaacaattaaaacCATGGCAGCAAATGTCTCGTAGTTCATCGTTTACAGAGGTTGTGTCTTGACCTCTGGAAATGTTTGGGctgttttcaaatcagaatcatccaTCTGTGTTGAttgaatacagtatatagtgtaGTACGTTAAAACACACTTTGGTAATCTGAGTCAATTTAGTGCTTTCTGCAAAAAAGACCGTAGCAAAATATATACATAGGACATCTTCATAAATGTACAAAGTGCAGTGTCATTAGCAGAAGATATCAATTGAAAGGCCACAGAATTGATAGAATTACTTTCTGTGTGCAATGACCTTGGAGAGGTGTAAACTACATTTCACTGATGAATGTTGCCTGACAAtgtttacagaaaataaaataaataaacatattatacccccatatatatatatcggaaTATCATCACCGATAATCGGTTTATCCCTATCGgaaaacaggcccagatttcacagaAAGTAAATTTGCGAGTGAAGTGAGACAAGATCATTCTTCTTTCAATACATATACTTTCTGTGGCATTTTTGTAGGGTAATATCAGTATGACGtgaaatttttcaaatgtaaaatatatggactggatcaaacaaaacaaaaataaaaggttgGGTAAGACTCCTCTAAGGGATTAAGGTACCGTGTCAAGAGCAGAAACAGATCAAATTCTATTAATTTAAAACGGTTACACGGTGGTTATTATGATCGTTTTTAGATAAAGTGataaacaaaagcaacaacTTGAATTTATCGAAGGGCAAAGACCAACCTCTGCTGACAGGTTGCTAATGTTAGCAAGAAAAGGTTAACGTACACATGCTTTTAAAAACGCTTCCTTCATAGTGTCCGCTTTAACTCACCTTCTGAAATCATTTCTGTCTGTTGCAAACCTACACGCCGAATTGATCCAATCCGTCACGTTCGACGAGCAGGGCGAACTCTTTTTGTCCCCCGCTCCGCTCATGATGCTAATACGTGCTCCCGGTGAAAGTAGCTTAGCAACGAGGACGAGCAGACCGGAAGTAGCCGTTCACTAGGTCACTACGGCGAGTGACGAAGTTCTAAAAGGTACTGCATCGCGTCAATATTCAAACGCGTGTGCACGGTGTACGCGTGACGATGTCGGCCACTCGCTACCGTCGCTTCCTCAAGCTGTGCGAGGAATGGCCCCGGGACGAGAGCAAGAAAGGCCGAGATTTGGGAACGTTTCTTCGGCAACGAGTGGCAGCCGCCTTTCGCGAGGGTGAAAACACACAGGTAGGTAAACACGGACCACTGGGCTCCATTGCACGAAGCTAAGCTAACTTGGAAACGTTCATTGAGCGCTCGACCTTGCTCGCCCTTACGTTCAATTAATAGCCTACCTGTTACTTTTCATTTGTTCACGATGACGCTTATTAGTTCTCTTTGCAATATTGCCTATAACGTATGTAAtcccatttatatatatatatatatatatatatatatatatatatatatatatatataaacgtgGGTTTAATCTATGGTAGTTTGCTCTACTGTTTTCTCCCCTTAATTAACAATTGTTTGCAATAAACACAATGATTTGATAGTGATGAATTTtcctatttattttatattcctGACTGCTAATTATAagtgtatttatgtatgtatgtatgcatgtatgaaTTTATTTGTCAGATTTAACTTTAAATTCCTGTTTCACTGTCTGCAATATGCTTCCCagtgtgatttattattattatttatttatttatttattgctctTTTGGGGGGTCTGTTTCCAGATCCCAGACCCAGAGAAGTGCGATCAGACTTACGAAAGTCTGGCAAGAATTAATGCCAACACGTACAAACAGCGAGTAAGTAAATAtcgactttaaaaaaatgaatgattttCGAAGCTCGTTTGCTTTCAATCTTGTGTAAAATTCCCACTGCAAAGTATAAAATCCTCAGGGATAGTCTTAATATTTGAATTTGCTGCTAAATCTCGGAGATTTTGTACAATTCTGTTTCATTCACTCACATCCCCCGATCATTGCAAGTTGAAATGCCTGCTTCAAAGTTCCAGTACGTTGGTCAGTTTctgatttgttcatatttggtcatttggaaaaaaaaattttaacccACAGTCAGTAGCTGACAGTAAATATTCACCGATCCTCAATGGTCCAAAAACAACGTGATGCATCGTTACATAATAGAACAGTTCAATTATTGTAGTAgttcaattttaaaaaggaaTCGCATAGTATCGATTTATTAAATACAAAGGAAAATATTTGTCAGAAGAccaattcctacctaatttGTACATTTCAAATCATTCTCATTGTTTCTTATGTCATAttcaaattactttattttttgggaattcataaataataaaattaaataaaatcctgAAATACTTCAGTTTGTGTATACTACTATCATGTAGATGCACACTAAGCTGAAGTCTTGCAGGTCTTCCCTAAAATGTTGTTCCAATTTCAAACTGTCATCAGAGGTTGGTTTGTAAATTGTGATCACTAAAAGTCTTAAAAATGTGATGTTGTCAGTTGATTGATAAAAATCCTTCATTTCGGTTTGTCTGCTCTCAGTTTCCTCGCGTGAGAGACACAAGCTTCACTGGAGTCACAGTAGAAGAGTGTAAATTACTGTGGTCAGGTAAGGTCATGTTACAGTTGTGATTGCGTTCTCACTCGTGCTGCTCGCATTCCCATTTGCTTTTCTCCCTCTTTTCCCATTGTTCAGGTAGTGTGCAGCAGTCAGATgatgaaaaaaagagtttgtGGAAAACATTAACGGAGAGGTTTTCCTCCAAGTCGTCAGAGGACGTTCCAGAGAAAACTcctgaaaaataatattttatgcacttttttttcattcgcATGGAAATAAAGATTGCTGTCTTTGctgtttattttgaattacattttaagtCTCTGTACATATTAACAGTATGTCAAAGCTCTTTAATCAAACAATTTCAATGGTAAAATATTAATgtggattttaaaatgtactgttttaCAAATGaactggctaaaaaaaaaaaaaaaaaaaaggcacattttcCCCACATGTTCTGGAGATTTTGTCATCTGTCAATTAAACCAAGCTTGAACGTTTTGCCCAAAATTCCAAAATgggtttaatcagaggcactttaaaggCACTGTGTCAGGTTTGCGCTGACTCAGATTTAACAAGAGGTTTCACTGTTATTagttaattttgaacacagctACATCCCATTTGCAATATGGTGCGCACACTCGTGGacccacattatttcagttatttactttccctctctttttttgttgggtTGTACCGGTTATATATAGGTCACAATGGTGGAGAAACCTTGCTAAACTTGATTTCTCTAAACTtgattaaaaatgattaaacacaaaactggcatttgaacagggttgaGTAGACCTTTTATACACACTATGCTACAATGAGAGCTAATTTACATaagaaatgtatttcacatGCTATAACAAAGAACGTTGCTGTGTATGTTTGTAAGACTGTTTTATACAACTCTTCTTTGCACTAAGTGATCTAAAGTTAACGTTTGGAAAATCAATTGACGAAGCTTTGATTATCATGAATCATTTTATTCATATATGCAAAGATGGcactgttaaaacaaaaaaacattttttttttttttttttttttaaacacaccaaACAATTTAGAAAATCTGCTTTAAACTTGACGCATAACATATTTCAGTACCGTCTTTGATTCCTGCTGCATATTTGGAAGAACTTCAAATGTGAGGTTTCATGAAATGTGATTAAGCATTGTCATCCAAGAAGCGCACTGTCAAATATTTATGATTACATTAGGAAATGATGAAGCAAAATCTGTGTTGTAGAGACCTGTAAAAAGACTGCcggtaaatataaataaagcaaTTCAAAAGTGTCATTCTGACCGTGTGCAAATGGTCATTTGTTATCAACAAGCCAGTGAAGTGATCCTAACAATCCAATCAGTTTGGGTTCAGAAACCATAAGCATagtgcaaataaaaatgtatttcattgaaAGAGATCGATTTAAATGGCACCCACACGGATTGATCCAAATTTAAAATTCTGATGCTGTTTGTTCAAGGCTCACGTAAACATCTGCTCTGTCTTCTActcttgctttttctcaggGTTGTCCCTCCATATGCGGTAGTTGAGGGAGGTGGCCAGACACAGCCAGGTCAGGTAGGGCGCCATGAGCACAGCGGCGGGTCGGCTGACGGGATACCACGACCACATGGTGGCGCAGACAGTCCCAGTTAGAAGCACAATCTCCATGAAGGCCTGACATCAGTCGTAAGAGgttagacaaaaataaaaaataaaaatcacacagGTGCGTTGAGCTTACCAATTTGAGTTTGTGTGCGCCAAAGAAGATGGGTGTCCACGCCCAGTTGAGTGCCAACTGCATCCCGTAAAGTCCCAGTGGCACCACAGCGTTCTCAGTGAAACCAAGTTCTTTCCACACCAGGTAGGAGCCGTACCTGTGGGACGGAAGTCCAGTTAGGACgatgcaacaacaaaattggCAGTACAGTGTATTTTAAGCAAACCCATGCCTATTCACGGTCCACAAATTCACATATCagacaatttgtttttggaaccTATCCGCTGTCATTCACTGAAAAGTCATCCAAAAATTATTATATGCTATAAAACTATATGAAACTATTactttggtgccaaggaactatgttgaagttaaTTGGAGGTTTGGTTGAGTTCAGgccatatttgtattttttatatttgtgttaatAAATGGATCTGAGGTCAAATTACCCCCCTCATTCAtcataaaagtgtttttaaaagtaatttaaaaaaaaattagactgGTTAATTTCTGCTTGAACTTGCATGACAGCTAATAATTTTTAAACAATGCCTGTAAAGGCAGCTTTATCATGGCAAACAGTTTGAACAACCAGAGTCAAGATGAATAGcagttgactttggaggttGGACTGTACATCGACGCTTGCGAGTGAATCTCACCCCATTCCCGTATAAAGGCAGGTCCACACTATGGGGAAGGCTCCATTTGGGGGCCGCCACGATGGTTTCTGCAGGGTGGGGTACCAGGTCTTCACCTCTTTTCGAGTGATGTAACCGCCATATAGCCCCCCAAGATGTGGCAGGGCGGTCAATCCAACCATGGGCAGCCACATTCTctctccaaaaaaataaatacatgaaacaaaaatatataaattccaCTTTTTTCACCCGGTCTAAGTAGTTATCCCAAATATTTAAGTGGACGATAAGTCTTGAAGCGAATGCCGTCCTCTGCTGGACAATATTTGAAAACTAACCtgattatactgtacatgcaggtGGTCCACGGTTCTTCACTTCCTATGCTACGGTGACGTAATCCGAGTTAAGTAACATGTACTACCCCAACAGACTTCAGTCATAGTTACAGTAAATAATTGTGTAAAAACATCTAGGCTataaatataacacaaaaaTCATAGGTTCATTTCGTAACAGGAAAAAGTTTAAGGCAGGCTCCTATTTATCTCTTACCTCTCGCTTGTACGGTTGGCGTTTTGCAAATCGTTACGTTACAGTCCTGTTGCTTATTTACAACCACAGTAGTTTTGTAAGCGTCAGGCTGTTGTCTTGTGATATAAATGTCTTAAATGGGCAGGGCAGCCTTATCTCAACTGTCTCAAGTCACTCCCTTTCGCTAGCATGTATACAAAGATGAACGAGGGCAGCGGCGAATTACCCTCTGTGTGCTTCCGGTTTGGTCATACACGCACGTTGCGAAGATGAGCACGAAACCACGTGCCAAGAGTAAAGATTAGTCTGTTATTCCAGTTTGGTTAAGATAGCATGGTATGAAGAATAATTCTCAGGCTATGAACCAACTTCTTTGTGCTTACGGTTTGGGTTTATTAGCTTGTTGCAAcgatcttcttcttttcctttcggcttgtccctttaggggtcgccacagcgtgtcaaccttttccatgtaagcctatctcctgcattctcctctcgaacaccaactgccctcatgtcttccctcacgacatacatcaaccttctctttggtcttcctttagctctcttgcctggcagctccatcttcatcatccttcgaccaatatactaactatttctcctctgggcgTGTCCAAACcgtcaaagtctgctctctctaactttgtctccaaaacatcgaaccttggctgtctctCTGATGAGATCATTTCGAATTTTATCCAaactggtcactctgagagcgaacctcaacatcttcatttccgccacctccagctctgcgtctctaatccgtacatcatggctggcctcaccactgttttataaactttgcccttcatcctagcagagactcttctgtcacataacacacctgacaccttcctccacccgttccaacctgcttgaacccgtttcttcacttcctgaccacactcaccattgctctggacggttgaccccaagtatttaaagtcctccacccttgctatctcttcccccattcctctgctt from Phycodurus eques isolate BA_2022a chromosome 10, UOR_Pequ_1.1, whole genome shotgun sequence includes:
- the tomm6 gene encoding mitochondrial import receptor subunit TOM6 homolog is translated as MSGAGDKKSSPCSSNVTDWINSACRFATDRNDFRRNLLVNLGLFAAGVWIARNLSDFDLMAPQPVT
- the LOC133408576 gene encoding ubiquinol-cytochrome-c reductase complex assembly factor 2: MSATRYRRFLKLCEEWPRDESKKGRDLGTFLRQRVAAAFREGENTQIPDPEKCDQTYESLARINANTYKQRFPRVRDTSFTGVTVEECKLLWSGSVQQSDDEKKSLWKTLTERFSSKSSEDVPEKTPEK
- the tspo gene encoding translocator protein — protein: MWLPMVGLTALPHLGGLYGGYITRKEVKTWYPTLQKPSWRPPNGAFPIVWTCLYTGMGYGSYLVWKELGFTENAVVPLGLYGMQLALNWAWTPIFFGAHKLKLAFMEIVLLTGTVCATMWSWYPVSRPAAVLMAPYLTWLCLATSLNYRIWRDNPEKKQE